A DNA window from Castanea sativa cultivar Marrone di Chiusa Pesio chromosome 7, ASM4071231v1 contains the following coding sequences:
- the LOC142644355 gene encoding B3 domain-containing protein REM19-like has product MFQSEYPFFKAILRRHNIYNSFVYVPAGFAMKYLPSESITLQDSEGKRFPARCFYREGSGAGRSIGKGWATFAKEHDLEEGDVLVFELINRETIVLEVHIFRAIDYSGM; this is encoded by the exons ATGTTTCAGTCTGAATATCCTTTTTTCAAAGCTATCTTGCGGcgtcataatatatataatagttttgTG TATGTGCCTGCTGGATTTGCTATGAAGTATCTTCCTTCAGAGTCCATCACACTTCAGGATTCTGAGGGAAAACGGTTCCCTGCACGATGCTTCTATAGGGAGGGTTCAGGTGCAGGAAGGAGTATAGGCAAGGGATGGGCTACATTTGCTAAGGAACATGATTTGGAAGAAGGAGATGTCCTTGTCTTTGAGCTGATCAACCGGGAGACTATTGTCTTAGAAGTTCACATATTTCGTGCGATTGATTATTCAGGGATGTAA
- the LOC142644356 gene encoding putative B3 domain-containing protein At5g66980, giving the protein MVKNMSSTTTKRCTRFFKVFLPEYCSERLRIPDAFVSQLDRSVPKKAILRSGNGKIWHVKVEKISDGMFFLSGWQEFVKDNLIELGDFLVFQYNGHDVFGFKLFGNSGCEKGEIETHVSVWLRWRRLGNSILPNPYWVVFSNYFL; this is encoded by the exons ATGGTGAAGAACATGAGCAGCACCACCACAAAGAGATGCACTAGATTCTTCAAAGTGTTCCTACCGGAGTACTGCTCCGAGAGATTG CGTATTCCAGATGCTTTCGTCTCACAATTAGACAGATCTGTGCCTAAGAAAGCCATACTCAGAAGTGGTAATGGGAAAATCTGGCATGTGAAGGTGGAGAAAATTAGTGATGGTATGTTTTTCCTAAGTGGTTGGCAGgaatttgttaaagataatCTTATAGAGCTAGGAGATTTTTTGGTTTTCCAATACAATGGTCATGATGTGTTTGGTTTCAAATTATTTGGGAATTCTGGGTGTGAGAAGGGAGAGATTGAAACTCAT GTTTCTGTGTGGTTAAGATGGAGAAGACTGGGGAATTCTATACTGCCAAACCCATATTGGGTTGTTTTCTCAAACTATTTCTTATAA